The following proteins are encoded in a genomic region of Gossypium hirsutum isolate 1008001.06 chromosome D05, Gossypium_hirsutum_v2.1, whole genome shotgun sequence:
- the LOC107905499 gene encoding cytokinin riboside 5'-monophosphate phosphoribohydrolase LOG1 produces the protein MENQQLHLHHHHLEYQQQQRQPNSIKSRFRRVCVFCGSSPGKNPSYQHAAIQLGQQLVERNIDLVYGGGSIGLMGLVSQAVFDGGRHVLGVIPKTLMPREITGETVGEVRAVSGMHQRKAEMARQADAFIALPGGYGTLEELLEVITWAQLGIHDKPVGLLNVDGYYNSLLSFIDNAVDEGFIAPAARDIIVSAQTAQELMCKLEEHEPKHSGVASKLSWEMEQQLGFTSKSDIAR, from the exons ATGGAAAATCAACAACTCCACCTCCATCATCATCACCTTGAGTACCAGCAACAACAACGTCAACCCAATTCCATAAAGTCAAGATTCAGACGTGTCTGTGTCTTTTGTGGTAGCAGTCCAGGCAAGAATCCTAGCTACCAGCATGCTGCTATTCAGCTTGGCCAACAACTG GTTGAAAGGAACATTGACTTGGTTTATGGAGGAGGAAGCATTGGCTTGATGGGGTTGGTCTCTCAAGCTGTCTTTGATGGTGGTCGCCACGTGTTGGG ggTAATTCCCAAGACTCTCATGCCAAGAGag ATCACAGGCGAGACAGTAGGAGAAGTAAGAGCTGTGTCAGGAATGCACCAACGTAAAGCTGAAATGGCTCGCCAAGCTGACGCCTTTATTGCCTTGCCAG GTGGTTATGGAACCTTGGAAGAACTCCTGGAAGTGATCACTTGGGCTCAGCTAGGAATCCATGACAAACCT GTGGGACTGTTGAATGTTGATGGGTATTACAACTCGCTTTTATCATTCATAGACAATGCGGTGGATGAAGGTTTCATAGCCCCAGCTGCCCGTGACATAATTGTCTCTGCCCAAACTGCCCAAGAACTCATGTGCAAGCTCGAG GAGCATGAACCTAAACATTCAGGGGTGGCCTCCAAGCTCAGCTGGGAAATGGAGCAACAATTGGGTTTCACTTCTAAATCTGACATCGCTCGTTGA